A window of Streptomyces sp. SAI-127 contains these coding sequences:
- a CDS encoding PIN-like domain-containing protein — MAAAHATSDQPQVRGVFDCDEAHRSPLRSDYKRIFDSGLVVLDTNVLLNLYRSNESTRRDTLAALARLRERLWIPHQVLTEFWRNRESPTVRHHHATKANEASAALDKAVNAARTVVTTWLTAVQLKDNEEAVERTDRDLTELAKAAGSLQKFIRAQAECDALRETATTHTDPVLNALEPLLHGRVGEPLPSDEYDNAVKEAQERADEGIPPGHEDFRTKEPELAAGDYLVWVQLMAEARHRGCDVLLVTGDMKKDWWTNRGYDIPPRPRAELLQELREQAGVGLYMLTPSELLRWAKELLELNVDEGSVRDLEQLGEASADKGSEDEAWTAESLAAFMDELMRRYPSRVKAIVAAAANGGFVDRETVYELAGYDETRRLRGFTQPIGTLSRDLQAIGVLTGGEPFLLTTVYGHATDPSWAKGFRIPSGVIPLLRSKYEGGDLWQTRDSGEVGSELSDRGQEGLTR, encoded by the coding sequence ATGGCAGCAGCGCACGCCACATCCGACCAGCCGCAAGTCCGGGGCGTCTTCGACTGCGACGAGGCCCATCGCAGCCCACTCCGCTCCGACTACAAGCGGATCTTCGATTCCGGTCTGGTCGTGCTTGACACCAATGTGCTGCTCAACCTCTACCGCTCGAACGAGAGCACCCGCCGGGACACCCTTGCCGCCCTCGCCAGACTTCGCGAGCGCCTGTGGATTCCACACCAGGTGCTCACGGAGTTCTGGCGTAACCGCGAGTCGCCGACCGTACGCCATCACCACGCGACCAAGGCCAATGAGGCGAGCGCCGCGCTCGATAAGGCGGTCAACGCGGCCCGGACAGTGGTGACCACTTGGCTGACCGCCGTCCAACTCAAGGACAACGAAGAGGCTGTAGAGCGGACTGACCGAGACCTGACCGAGCTTGCCAAAGCAGCTGGCAGCCTACAAAAGTTCATCCGGGCGCAGGCCGAGTGCGACGCACTCAGGGAGACTGCCACCACTCACACTGACCCGGTGCTCAACGCCCTCGAACCGCTTCTGCACGGCCGGGTCGGCGAGCCGCTGCCGTCGGACGAATACGACAACGCCGTGAAAGAGGCGCAGGAGCGCGCCGACGAGGGGATACCGCCCGGGCACGAGGACTTCCGCACCAAGGAACCCGAGCTAGCTGCCGGTGACTACCTCGTGTGGGTACAGCTCATGGCGGAGGCCCGGCACCGCGGATGCGACGTTCTACTGGTCACGGGGGACATGAAGAAGGACTGGTGGACCAACCGCGGATACGACATCCCGCCTCGTCCCCGTGCCGAACTCCTCCAGGAACTACGGGAGCAGGCCGGGGTGGGACTCTACATGCTCACTCCAAGCGAACTGCTCCGCTGGGCCAAAGAACTCCTCGAACTGAATGTGGACGAGGGCTCGGTCCGCGACCTGGAGCAGCTGGGCGAGGCATCGGCCGACAAAGGCTCCGAAGATGAAGCCTGGACGGCGGAGTCACTGGCGGCATTCATGGACGAGCTGATGAGGCGCTACCCATCCCGAGTCAAAGCAATCGTTGCAGCTGCGGCAAACGGCGGGTTCGTGGACCGGGAGACGGTGTACGAGCTTGCCGGCTACGACGAGACACGCAGACTCCGCGGCTTCACCCAACCGATCGGCACCCTGTCGAGGGATCTGCAAGCGATAGGTGTCCTAACAGGAGGGGAGCCTTTCCTGCTCACCACCGTCTACGGCCACGCCACCGACCCTTCCTGGGCGAAGGGGTTCCGCATTCCCAGCGGGGTGATTCCCCTGCTCCGGAGCAAGTACGAGGGAGGCGACCTGTGGCAAACCCGAGACAGCGGAGAAGTTGGGAGCGAACTTTCCGACAGGGGCCAAGAAGGGCTAACGCGATGA
- a CDS encoding DEAD/DEAH box helicase, which translates to MTETSLHLRFDDTRTRVVLRTNDTYRQNLVQLVARFRTGGQLGPLSASVALDELLAELSALSGWPDHAGVVWAPELLNLVSGVVKDARLVEDRLAGVGAASEVAADEVLSRLGDTWGADLNTFQRRDIAKLLSLGHGANFSVPGAGKTRVALALYAAQRIQRHVSRLLVVCPKSAYESWRYETAVCFNYPLRTHVLDGSLDQWAEVLIVNYERLDRSLPRLANWLKSAPSMIVLDEAHRMKLGARGTYGAACMALGPLAERRLILTGTPAPNGSKDLENLLGFVWPGHGQRTVTRAVAGGDLAYASTVLRPLFTRTTKQELGLPPMTLRMRYVDMPALHAEIYSSLVGGMSTGTARDDLSALGKTALRLLMAATSPALLLEGATKHEPLAYQLPPLQIPVGSSLYSLMQNLPDYELSPKYKEALAIVAENAAQGRKTLVWTTFVRSLTTLAQMLEKYSPAVVYGGTPDRDEQLRRFREDPSCMVLISNPATLGEGISLHHVCHDAVYVDRDFMAGRYLQSLDRIHRLGLAPDTATRVTVIAARGTIDEVVEVRMDQKLEFMGKILDDPTVQQLADLEEEPSVAAGLAPGDVEALLRHIGGR; encoded by the coding sequence GTGACGGAAACGTCCCTGCACCTGAGGTTCGACGACACGCGTACCCGAGTGGTCCTGCGGACCAACGACACGTACCGGCAGAACCTCGTTCAGCTGGTCGCCCGGTTTCGTACCGGCGGCCAGCTGGGCCCCCTCTCCGCCTCGGTAGCGCTGGATGAACTCCTCGCGGAGCTAAGCGCGCTGAGCGGTTGGCCCGATCACGCCGGTGTCGTGTGGGCCCCGGAACTCCTGAATCTCGTGTCTGGGGTGGTCAAGGACGCCAGGCTGGTCGAAGACCGGCTGGCTGGTGTTGGTGCGGCTTCGGAAGTCGCTGCAGACGAAGTGCTGAGCCGGCTCGGCGATACCTGGGGGGCTGACCTCAACACGTTCCAGCGCCGGGACATCGCCAAGCTCCTGTCTCTGGGACATGGGGCGAACTTCAGCGTGCCTGGCGCCGGCAAGACGCGTGTGGCCCTTGCGCTATACGCGGCCCAGCGGATCCAGAGGCACGTCAGCAGACTGCTGGTTGTCTGCCCCAAGTCGGCTTATGAGTCCTGGCGTTATGAGACTGCCGTCTGTTTCAACTACCCATTGCGCACGCATGTGCTGGACGGATCGCTGGATCAGTGGGCGGAGGTGCTGATAGTCAACTACGAGCGGCTGGACCGCTCACTGCCTCGGCTCGCGAACTGGCTGAAGTCCGCCCCCTCAATGATCGTCCTCGACGAGGCCCACCGGATGAAGCTTGGCGCCCGGGGGACATACGGCGCCGCGTGCATGGCATTGGGGCCGCTCGCGGAACGGCGGCTCATCTTGACTGGAACACCAGCTCCGAACGGATCCAAGGATTTGGAGAATCTTCTGGGCTTCGTTTGGCCTGGGCATGGCCAGCGGACGGTGACCCGGGCAGTAGCCGGCGGCGACCTCGCCTACGCGAGTACGGTCCTGCGGCCGCTGTTCACCCGTACCACTAAGCAGGAGCTCGGGCTGCCACCGATGACCCTGCGGATGCGGTACGTGGATATGCCGGCGCTGCATGCCGAGATCTACAGCTCATTGGTGGGCGGAATGTCCACCGGCACAGCACGCGACGATCTCAGCGCGCTCGGCAAGACCGCCTTGCGTCTGCTGATGGCTGCGACCAGTCCGGCACTGCTGCTGGAAGGCGCCACCAAACACGAGCCCCTTGCCTATCAACTGCCCCCACTGCAAATCCCGGTCGGCAGCTCGTTGTACTCGCTGATGCAGAATCTTCCCGACTACGAGCTGTCTCCGAAGTACAAGGAGGCGTTGGCGATCGTGGCCGAGAACGCCGCCCAGGGGCGTAAGACACTGGTCTGGACGACCTTCGTACGCAGCCTGACGACCTTGGCTCAGATGCTGGAGAAGTACAGCCCGGCGGTCGTGTACGGCGGGACGCCAGACCGAGATGAGCAGCTCCGCCGCTTTCGAGAAGATCCCAGCTGCATGGTGCTGATCTCCAACCCAGCCACCCTGGGTGAGGGGATCAGTCTTCACCACGTATGCCACGACGCTGTCTACGTGGACCGGGACTTCATGGCCGGCCGCTATCTCCAGAGCCTTGACCGTATCCACCGCCTGGGCCTCGCCCCCGATACGGCGACGCGGGTCACGGTGATCGCGGCGCGCGGGACGATCGACGAGGTGGTCGAGGTGAGGATGGACCAGAAGCTCGAATTCATGGGGAAGATCCTTGACGACCCGACAGTCCAGCAGCTCGCGGATCTGGAGGAGGAGCCATCCGTAGCCGCCGGGCTCGCGCCTGGTGACGTTGAGGCGCTGCTACGGCATATTGGCGGCAGGTGA
- the dcm gene encoding DNA (cytosine-5-)-methyltransferase — translation MSPSGRERPQFTRPLTSLEICAGAGGQAVGLHHAGFDHLGLVEWDAHAVDTLRANVGGWPGWGKERTDSLKPMDVNDFLTSEIYENLRSVLDVSKERLDLLAGGVPCPPFSLAGKQLGEDDERDLFPAALEIIEDLRPRAVMIENVRGILEPPEVFIDYRRRILKDLRDFGYVVPEVKESWTAAEQDRAMRKVWRRIDAAHFGVPQLRPRAILVVIHEDVLKTADFDFVWPSEIKGKRATVVDELAATMETRCRKYWSKNERGERATAGDRTGRHVYQEWLRKASRAAEIGRGVAPTLVGGSKKHGGADLGPTRAKRAWAALGVDGMGVANDLDKCDPERDLFRPAGPMLTVEQAAIIQGFPTDWKFQGRKTAQYRQVGNAFPPPVAEAVGRAIAAVLRPEHRDELLREYELDVDGSSADAQQAEQMTLPVSGRSITNSPPSVNRSGDLVRTSV, via the coding sequence ATGAGCCCCAGCGGTCGCGAACGTCCGCAGTTCACCCGGCCCCTGACCTCGCTGGAGATCTGTGCCGGTGCGGGCGGACAAGCCGTGGGGTTGCACCATGCAGGGTTCGACCATCTGGGTCTCGTGGAGTGGGATGCACATGCGGTGGACACGCTCCGGGCGAATGTCGGTGGCTGGCCAGGGTGGGGGAAGGAGCGGACTGACAGCCTAAAGCCCATGGATGTGAACGATTTCCTTACCTCCGAGATTTACGAGAATCTTCGAAGTGTTCTTGATGTCAGTAAGGAAAGGCTGGATCTCCTGGCTGGCGGAGTCCCGTGCCCTCCTTTTTCCCTAGCAGGGAAGCAGTTGGGGGAGGATGATGAGCGGGACCTCTTTCCGGCGGCTCTTGAAATCATTGAAGATCTCAGGCCGAGAGCGGTCATGATTGAAAATGTTCGCGGAATCCTGGAACCTCCGGAAGTATTTATTGATTACCGTAGAAGGATCCTCAAGGATCTTCGTGATTTCGGTTACGTAGTTCCAGAAGTCAAGGAGAGTTGGACTGCTGCAGAGCAGGATCGCGCCATGCGAAAGGTGTGGCGTCGGATCGATGCGGCTCATTTTGGTGTCCCGCAACTCCGCCCGCGGGCCATTTTGGTTGTTATTCATGAAGATGTGCTGAAGACTGCAGATTTCGATTTCGTGTGGCCGTCTGAAATCAAGGGTAAGCGAGCGACTGTAGTCGATGAACTTGCTGCCACTATGGAGACGCGCTGCCGAAAGTATTGGTCGAAGAACGAGCGTGGGGAGCGCGCGACGGCAGGAGACCGCACTGGAAGGCACGTTTACCAGGAATGGCTGCGCAAGGCTTCCAGGGCGGCTGAGATTGGCCGCGGTGTGGCTCCGACCCTGGTAGGAGGGTCGAAGAAGCATGGCGGTGCGGACCTCGGGCCGACCAGGGCCAAGCGAGCTTGGGCGGCGCTAGGTGTGGACGGGATGGGTGTTGCCAACGATCTCGATAAATGCGACCCGGAGCGGGATCTCTTCCGGCCTGCTGGCCCCATGCTGACTGTTGAGCAAGCTGCAATCATCCAGGGATTCCCCACTGACTGGAAGTTCCAGGGAAGGAAGACAGCTCAATACCGGCAAGTCGGAAACGCTTTTCCCCCTCCGGTTGCTGAGGCGGTTGGCCGTGCTATTGCTGCCGTACTCCGTCCGGAGCACCGCGATGAGCTTCTCCGCGAGTATGAACTGGACGTCGACGGCTCATCCGCAGATGCTCAGCAGGCCGAACAGATGACCCTCCCTGTATCAGGTCGGTCGATTACCAACAGTCCGCCGTCGGTTAACCGCAGCGGCGATCTTGTCCGCACAAGCGTCTGA
- a CDS encoding very short patch repair endonuclease, whose translation MPEDLEWTAPEGSWASSAARRRNMQAIRSRDTKPEKLIRRLVHAQGLRYRVDARPLPDLRRTADMVFGPAKVAVFIDGCYWHGCPEHYVPPKTNSGYWSEKVVGNVKRDRDTDQRLEEAGWLVLRFWEHEPSDACADKIAAAVNRRRTVGNRPT comes from the coding sequence GTGCCCGAAGATCTCGAATGGACAGCGCCAGAGGGCTCCTGGGCTTCCTCCGCAGCCCGGCGCCGCAACATGCAGGCGATCCGCAGCCGTGACACAAAGCCTGAGAAGTTGATCCGTCGACTAGTGCACGCACAAGGACTGCGATACCGCGTCGACGCGCGTCCTCTGCCAGACCTCCGCCGAACTGCGGACATGGTGTTCGGCCCAGCAAAGGTGGCAGTCTTCATCGATGGCTGCTACTGGCACGGATGCCCAGAGCATTACGTTCCACCAAAGACGAACTCTGGCTATTGGTCAGAGAAGGTTGTCGGCAACGTTAAGCGTGACCGCGATACTGATCAACGTCTTGAAGAAGCTGGGTGGCTCGTGCTCCGTTTCTGGGAGCACGAGCCGTCAGACGCTTGTGCGGACAAGATCGCCGCTGCGGTTAACCGACGGCGGACTGTTGGTAATCGACCGACCTGA